The following are from one region of the Littorina saxatilis isolate snail1 linkage group LG2, US_GU_Lsax_2.0, whole genome shotgun sequence genome:
- the LOC138959391 gene encoding carboxypeptidase E-like, with translation MNQSLVKVSIFTFACLALVQASEPEKINFESIHHDHPATVALLDEVNKKCPEITRLYNLSEPSVQGRELIVIEMTEEPGKHIIKKPEFKYIGNMHGNEVVGKEMLLRLIVYLCEEYIAGNNLVTYLLKHTRLHIMPTMNPDGWQKAYEEYKENGTVSWLNGRSNANGVDLNRNFPDLNNKVYAHEQSETGRNNHVMKMEKALELNSDLQPETRAVMKWLAEIGFVLSSNLHGGDLVANYPYDETRSGDSQDYTASPDDKTFVYLAKSYSYFHSKMADPTRKPCDRKSGDSFKDGITNGGAWYSVGRGMQDYNYLETNCFEITLELGCDKFPPEDRLESYWQDNAVALLNFMLQTHIGIKGVVSNSAGEPVANAEVKVTDFSTGDLVDHDVLSLQGGDYYRLLSDGSYQVTVGADGYHPSVKCVVVKNDMYVGSNDAKEAALLDFTLTPSTEAKPDDAEVSARCEQLQSKAGAESDVPEEVNDVESEEAKVMELTEAEERQVLQELLSYMDGRINWSSLSPNLALSDLYYALSVELGNLDPKTRLEFMRLLPTQMRQQLMSQQ, from the exons ATGAATCAATCATTGGTAAAGGTTTCGATCTTTACCTTTGCCTGTCTGGCACTGGTTCAGGCATCGGAACCAGAAAAGATCAATTTCGAATCCATCCACCATGACCATCCCGCTACAGTGGCTCTTCTTGATGAGGTGAACAAGAAATGTCCTGAGATCACCAGACTGTACAACCTGAGTGAACCTTCAGTACAGGGCAGGGAGCTGATCGTCATTGAGATGACTGAAGAACCAGGCAAACACATAATAA AGAAGCCAGAGTTCAAGTACATCGGCAACATGCACGGCAATGAGGTGGTGGGCAAGGAGATGCTGCTGCGCCTGATCGTGTACCTGTGTGAAGAGTACATTGCCGGTAACAACCTGGTCACCTACCTCCTCAAGCACACCCGCCTCCACATCATGCCCACCATGAACCCTGACGGCTGGCAGAAGGCCTATGAGGAGTATAAG GAGAATGGAACAGTGAGCTGGCTGAATGGACGCTCCAACGCCAATGGCGTTGATCTCAACCGCAACTTCCCTGACCTCAACAACAAGGTGTACGCCCACGAACAGTCAGAAACCGGCCGCAACAACCACGTCATGAAAATGGAAAAGGCTCTTGAGCTCAACTCAGAC TTGCAACCAGAGACGCGGGCGGTGATGAAATGGCTGGCTGAGATAGGCTTTGTGCTGTCTTCCAACCTTCACGGCGGGGACTTGGTGGCCAACTACCCCTACGATGAAACTCGCTCTGGGGACTCCCAGGACTACACTGCCAGCCCTGATGACAAGACATTTGT CTACCTGGCCAAGTCATACTCCTACTTCCATTCCAAGATGGCCGATCCCACTCGCAAACCATGTGACCGCAAGAGTGGCGACAGCTTTAAAGATGGAATCACAAACGGTGGAGCATGGTACTCTGTGGGCAGAG GAATGCAGGACTACAACTACCTGGAGACCAACTGCTTTGAGATCACGCTGGAGCTGGGCTGTGACAAGTTCCCCCCTGAAGACCGTCTGGAGTCCTACTGGCAGGACAACGCTGTCGCCCTCCTCAACTTCATGCTGCAG ACTCACATTGGTATCAAGGGAGTGGTCAGCAACAGTGCCGGAGAACCTGTGGCTAATGCTGAGGTCAAGGTGACAGACTTTTCCACAGGCGATCTCGTCGACCACGACGTTCTGTCCT TGCAGGGCGGTGACTACTACCGCTTGCTGAGCGACGGCAGCTACCAGGTGACAGTAGGTGCTGATGGCTACCACCCCAGCGTGAAGTGTGTTGTCGTGAAGAACGACATGTACGTGGGGTCCAACGACGCTAAAGAGGCTGCGCTGCTCGACTTTACGCTCACCCCCAGCACAGAGGCCAAGCCTGATGACGCTGAGGTGAGCGCTCGATGCGAGCAGCTGCAGAGCAAGGCTGGAGCAGAGAGTGACGTGCCTGAGGAGGTCAACGACGTGGAGAGTGAGGAGGCCAAGGTCATGGAG CTGACAGAGGCAGAGGAGCGCCAGGTGCTGCAGGAGTTGCTGAGTTACATGGACGGCCGCATCAACTGGAGCTCCCTCAGCCCCAACCTTGCCCTCTCCGACCTCTACTACGCCCTCTCCGTCGAGCTGGGCAACCTTGACCCCAAGACCCGCCTCGAGTTCATGCGTCTGCTTCCAACACAGATGAGGCAGCAGCTGATGTCACAGCAGTAG